From the genome of Nicotiana tabacum cultivar K326 chromosome 2, ASM71507v2, whole genome shotgun sequence:
AACATCTTCTACTCCTCTGTTTCCCTCCACTGGGAAATGGCACAGCGAATGGTCAACGCTGTTACTGACTGGTCAACCGTCAAGCATGCTCTCGACTTAGGCTGCGGCCGCGGCATCCTCCTCAACGCCGTCGCTTTACAGCTTAAGAAATCCGGATCATCGGGTCGCGTCGTTGGATTACATCCAACGCCGATCCGATCTCTCACCACTCTCCGAACTGCAGGGCATGAAGGTGTCCAGGAGTACGTCACGTGCCGGGCGGGGGATCCGAGGACGCTTCCTTTCAGCGACAACTACTTCGACGTGGTGGCGTCGGCGGCGTTCGTGCACAAGGTGGGGAAGGAGTTCGGTCAGAAGACGGCGGCAGCGGCGGCGGAGAGGATGAGAGTTTTGGGGGAGGTGGTGAGGGTGCTGAAGCCTGGGGGTGTAGGGGTGGTGTGGGATCTGGTGCACGTGCCGGAGTACGTGAAGAGACTGCACGAGCTGAAGATGGAGGATATTCGGGTTTCGGAGCGGGTCACGGCCTTTATGGTCAGTAGCCACGTCGTATCATTCAGCAAGCCAAGTCAGCATTTTGTGGGGTCCAATGAAGTGAGACTGGATTGGAGACTCAACAATCTTTGTTGAAAATATAGCATATGAAAGTCAATATGGTGATAACGTAAGTTATGGGTAGTATGTTGTACTCTTTATGTTTCTAGGGGCCTTTATGGCAATCTGGGGAAGCGAAGTGGAACCAgattcaataataataaattactAAGAATTTAGGACGGATAGAGAGTGTTATTTTCCCCATTTTGATAAGGGAACTTGAATTTGTTCTATAGCTCTAAAGAAATGGTGAATATCTATTGTAATTTGTACATAATGTTTTGATATATGATTCTAATTAATTGTGCTACTAAAATTAgcttttttgatttttatatttgcATTTTCTATGTTGTTTTTCCTGGTTCAATATGAAAGGATTGAATATATTTAATACTGTTTCTAGAATAGTAGCAGGAGTAACAAGTTTCGTATGGAGAAAAACGCACATGAAGTTGGATTGCTGACAATCAGGCAAATAGGAATTAATACATCCTTgtaccaaaaatatatttttatttttacttgtcaattttagtaaatcaagagaagatcatatttttttttatgttttacccTTATTATTAATTGCTCATATCACAAACTATTTCCCAAAGACTTCTCAAAATACGACCATTATTATGGGTACTATGGTAAAATATGTATTTCGtctattatttcttaaggggcgtgcAAAATCCTGGATAAGTAAAAGTGAATAAAGGGAGCAATTAATTTATTCTTTGATATTCATCATATTAATCTCTCCAATAATGCTAGGGTCAAACTGGTTAATTCTTTCTTATCTAAAATTATAAGTATTATCTATCTACTTGAATTCAGTCAGtaagaaataaatataaaataaagagtGAAATTTCATAAAATACAATTATTTTGAACAGTAGGAGTATATTGAGTTACaaagttgtttacaaaaatggaTATTAAAATATAATGTCAAGTTAAAATTTAACTTAATTTAAAATATGGtggtttattttaatttgaatttATGAGAGAAACTAAAAAGAAAGTTTTATTAGGATGGAGAATTGTTTTAGGGTAATAATTAAGTTAGGCTTGGGGTTGTTGGGATGTCAATATCGTACGTAGTAGAAACAAGAAAGTGAAGTAACGAATGACAATTTTGAATTGTTGTGGACCTTCCGGTGTAAATCATTACTGGTAAGTTAGAACTTTACAGGGAAACAAGTTAGTTTTGAGCATTAAATTCTAGTCCTGTGTTTACCGGTAATGGTACAATTCTATAGTACACATTTTGACTTTATGGCCTCTCTGAATATATTGAGCCAATTCTTGCTTAATTTGTGTAAGATTTGGATAAATAACCCAATGATACCAAGTAATTGAAATCCGGACAATTCTGATATTCTCTCCTCTCACCTGGCAACTACGAGAGCTTTAGAATTTAAATTTACCACTACCGATAAGAGCAAAACCACAACACAGAAAACCATTCATGTTAAATGGACGCGACCTACTGCTGGCTATTACAAATTTAACACTGATAGAGCAATCTAATGTTTGGCTAAAAAATGCTTACCTTACGTCGTGTTTTGAGGTTAATATGTGAGACATTTGAGCTTAACTATGTTGTCTTATGTGTAGGATCATTGAAACATGAAGACGGGTAAAAGTTGTACAAAAATGATGacgaaaatacaagaaaagaatACGAAAACATGAAAAAATCAAGCCAGGCGACGTCTGGCTTAAGGCCACCGTTAGCTCGCGCCAATCCTGGCCTCGCGAGGCTCCAGGTGCGCCCCAAACCTAGCACCGCTAGGTCAGGCGTCCAGTACCCCCAGTCCGtgaattaaaatattttctactcagTTTTAGATTTTAAGACTCCGACCCTAGCCTATAAATACTATTTAAACGTGATTAGTGAGAAGTGGGACGGGTTTTGGAGGAAAAAGCACAGTGTTGAACAACTTTGGAGAGGAAAATCATAGAGTTATTCATCCTTTCATCATttctttgtaatttatttatgtaatatatttggataattgttactacgaacatgagtggctaagcactctaATTTCTAGGATTGTGGTTGACATGAATATTGacgtttattaattacatcttcgtTAATTTGAATTATCGTCTCGtgattgtttctttaattctagttttaacttgTAAATTGTTGTA
Proteins encoded in this window:
- the LOC107823720 gene encoding uncharacterized protein LOC107823720; its protein translation is MGKAARDWAQIYSIYGLDDWHTPIFLLIHAIFFSVLSVLFLLYFEPTCYFLQHFLPGPSAARFAAGFTGSVTALSAVCLFFAAGNIFYSSVSLHWEMAQRMVNAVTDWSTVKHALDLGCGRGILLNAVALQLKKSGSSGRVVGLHPTPIRSLTTLRTAGHEGVQEYVTCRAGDPRTLPFSDNYFDVVASAAFVHKVGKEFGQKTAAAAAERMRVLGEVVRVLKPGGVGVVWDLVHVPEYVKRLHELKMEDIRVSERVTAFMVSSHVVSFSKPSQHFVGSNEVRLDWRLNNLC